One genomic segment of Opitutus sp. ER46 includes these proteins:
- a CDS encoding EVE domain-containing protein gives MTTQYWLVKSEPETYSWHDFLRDGRTDWTGVRNYAARLNLNAMQRGDRVLFYESVTTKAVIGTAEVSRTAFPDTTADEPGWVAVELKARTALPQPVTLAQIKTIPELREMALLKLSRLSVQPVTRAEFERILALGGAR, from the coding sequence ATGACAACGCAATACTGGCTGGTGAAGTCCGAGCCCGAGACCTACAGCTGGCACGATTTCCTACGCGACGGGCGCACCGACTGGACCGGCGTCCGCAACTATGCCGCCCGCCTGAACCTCAACGCGATGCAGCGCGGCGACCGCGTGCTCTTCTACGAGAGCGTCACCACCAAGGCCGTCATCGGCACCGCCGAAGTCAGCCGGACTGCCTTCCCCGACACCACCGCCGACGAACCAGGCTGGGTGGCGGTAGAACTCAAGGCCCGCACCGCCCTGCCCCAGCCCGTCACGCTCGCGCAGATCAAGACGATCCCCGAGCTGCGCGAGATGGCGCTGCTGAAGCTCTCGCGCCTCTCCGTGCAGCCGGTCACGCGCGCCGAGTTCGAACGCATCCTCGCGCTCGGCGGCGCGCGCTAG
- a CDS encoding PIN domain-containing protein, with product MDKTLLPIRLVFIALCSAGGWLVCYTISEWDAFRALAVAIGFLIGVLVVLVDVLLKGFSLRGLSALTFGLFVGSLIAYMLSVSPLLSEGDPQVIYLVRLGLFLICTYLATVIALRGKDEFNLIIPYVRFVPHEVDVPLVVVDTSVLIDGRIARVCESGFLTSALVIPRFVLNELRAVADSNDPTKQARGRRGLEVLNELRKIKHLDIRITESEVTKREDVDAKLVFLAQSMRAKLLTTDYNLAKMAEFHGVPWLNFNTLARSLRPELMIGERIEVDLVKPGKEETQAVGFNEDGSMIVVNGGRGLIGRRVEVEIISVLPTAGGKMIFARHVAGTE from the coding sequence ATGGACAAGACTCTGCTGCCAATTCGGCTCGTGTTCATCGCGCTGTGCTCTGCCGGCGGATGGCTGGTGTGCTACACCATCAGTGAGTGGGATGCCTTCCGCGCCTTGGCGGTGGCCATCGGCTTCCTGATCGGCGTGCTCGTCGTCCTCGTGGACGTGCTGCTCAAGGGCTTTTCCTTGCGGGGCCTGTCGGCGCTGACCTTTGGGCTCTTTGTCGGCTCGCTGATTGCCTACATGCTGAGCGTATCGCCGCTGCTGTCGGAGGGTGACCCGCAGGTGATCTACCTGGTGCGACTGGGGCTGTTCCTGATCTGCACCTATCTCGCGACGGTGATCGCGTTGCGCGGCAAGGATGAGTTCAACCTGATCATCCCGTACGTGCGCTTCGTGCCGCACGAGGTGGATGTGCCGCTCGTGGTCGTCGACACCAGCGTGTTGATCGACGGCCGGATCGCGCGGGTGTGCGAGTCGGGCTTCCTGACGTCGGCGCTCGTGATCCCGCGATTCGTGCTGAACGAGCTGCGCGCGGTGGCCGATTCGAACGACCCGACCAAGCAGGCCCGGGGCCGACGTGGGCTGGAGGTGCTCAATGAGCTGCGGAAGATCAAGCACCTGGACATCCGGATCACCGAGAGCGAGGTCACGAAGCGCGAGGATGTGGATGCGAAGCTGGTGTTCCTGGCGCAGTCGATGCGGGCGAAGCTGCTGACGACGGACTACAACCTGGCGAAGATGGCCGAGTTTCACGGCGTGCCGTGGCTGAATTTCAACACCCTGGCGCGCTCGCTGCGGCCGGAGCTGATGATCGGTGAGCGCATCGAGGTGGACCTGGTGAAACCCGGCAAGGAGGAAACCCAGGCGGTCGGGTTCAACGAGGACGGCTCGATGATCGTGGTGAACGGTGGCCGCGGGCTGATCGGCCGCCGCGTCGAGGTGGAGATCATCAGCGTGCTGCCGACCGCCGGCGGGAAGATGATTTTCGCCCGGCACGTCGCGGGAACGGAGTAG
- a CDS encoding DNA/RNA non-specific endonuclease translates to MNREYDLKKHVELIARKHGGIEGLRALVAAGTLRPPAEPLESVRVPGAESRMGSVRVALETLALNREPDADSRYMLEAIIDADLRPAIDIVDGSFTSGHPLWTQLSDDAAIRSRLEAACRSVGRIDLPANSRLPYGGTGFVVGRGLIMTNRHVAELFATGLGTRITFTPGAAAFNPTHELNRPTGPSFKARRVVMIHPYWDMALLEIEGIDTLPSLPLALADARDLSGRDIALVGYPSFDPRNPADVQSNLFQDNYGVKRLLPGELHSAMNAASFGKIVRAATHDSSTLGGVSGAALIDLQTGQVLGLHFGGVYREQNYAVPSSELGRDARVIDAGVTFDGPARADAAAWPDWWARADAFESADPNGDGQSAPAPTPTDVAALGTRSERRYEIEIPLKITVTIGETHAVGAVVTAVAASDQRLETMRSPWHETDYAGRSGYDPDFLRNESADATVPSVPMPTAADPNVLARTTAGEDVLKYQNFSIRMHAARRIALVTASNVTKESALRKPEPGRDYSRKGLSGLGPNDIEQWFPDPRLEAQFQLPDVFYNKDRQAFDKGHLVRREDVAWGRTYDELRRGNGDTYHLTNCSPQVGDFNRSVNGVNNWGDLENLVLAQAASERLCVFAGPVLDANDQIFQGKGPGGARILVRIPSRFWKVIVTRADQGLGAYGFVLEQDLSDVQFEEFAVAREFIPMMTPIVEIAAATGVTFAPAITDADQYHAVTGLELAIGHGLRRQDASQAVRRGSRAAPTN, encoded by the coding sequence ATGAACCGCGAGTACGATCTCAAGAAACACGTCGAACTCATCGCACGGAAGCACGGCGGCATCGAGGGCCTGCGCGCGCTCGTTGCGGCAGGCACGCTGCGGCCGCCGGCCGAACCCCTGGAATCGGTCCGTGTCCCCGGCGCGGAATCGAGGATGGGCTCGGTCCGCGTGGCGCTGGAGACGCTGGCGCTGAACCGCGAACCGGATGCCGACTCGCGGTACATGCTCGAGGCGATCATCGACGCGGACCTCCGGCCCGCGATCGACATCGTCGATGGGAGCTTCACGAGCGGGCATCCGCTGTGGACCCAGCTTTCCGACGACGCGGCGATTCGCAGCCGGCTCGAGGCGGCGTGCAGATCGGTCGGCCGCATCGATCTGCCAGCCAACTCGCGATTGCCGTACGGCGGGACCGGGTTCGTGGTCGGCCGCGGGTTGATCATGACCAACCGCCACGTGGCGGAACTCTTCGCCACCGGGCTCGGCACGCGGATCACCTTCACGCCGGGCGCCGCGGCGTTCAATCCGACCCACGAGCTGAATCGGCCGACTGGCCCGAGCTTCAAGGCCCGGCGCGTCGTGATGATTCACCCCTACTGGGACATGGCCCTGCTCGAAATCGAGGGGATCGACACCCTGCCGAGCCTGCCGTTGGCGTTGGCCGACGCGCGTGACCTGTCTGGCCGGGATATCGCCCTCGTCGGCTACCCATCCTTCGATCCGCGCAATCCCGCGGACGTGCAGAGCAATCTGTTCCAGGACAACTATGGCGTGAAGCGCCTGCTGCCTGGAGAGCTGCATTCGGCAATGAACGCCGCGAGCTTCGGCAAGATCGTGAGGGCGGCCACGCACGACAGCTCCACCCTCGGCGGAGTCTCCGGCGCGGCACTGATCGACCTGCAGACGGGCCAGGTGCTTGGGCTCCACTTCGGTGGCGTTTACCGCGAGCAGAACTACGCCGTGCCCAGCTCGGAGCTCGGGCGCGACGCGCGGGTGATCGACGCCGGCGTCACCTTCGACGGTCCGGCGCGCGCCGACGCCGCCGCCTGGCCGGATTGGTGGGCCAGGGCGGATGCGTTCGAATCCGCCGACCCGAACGGAGATGGACAGTCCGCGCCCGCCCCCACCCCCACGGACGTGGCGGCGCTGGGTACCCGCTCCGAGCGCCGGTACGAGATCGAAATTCCGCTGAAGATCACCGTGACCATCGGCGAGACACACGCCGTCGGTGCGGTGGTGACCGCGGTCGCGGCGTCCGATCAACGGCTGGAGACGATGCGCTCGCCCTGGCACGAAACCGATTACGCCGGGCGATCCGGCTACGACCCCGATTTCCTTCGCAACGAGTCGGCCGACGCGACGGTGCCCTCCGTGCCGATGCCGACGGCGGCCGATCCCAACGTCCTCGCCAGAACGACCGCAGGTGAGGATGTGCTGAAGTACCAGAACTTCTCGATCCGCATGCACGCCGCCCGCCGGATTGCGCTGGTGACTGCGAGCAACGTGACGAAGGAGTCCGCGCTGCGGAAACCAGAACCAGGCCGCGATTACAGCCGCAAGGGACTTTCCGGTCTCGGCCCGAATGACATCGAGCAGTGGTTCCCGGACCCCCGCCTCGAGGCACAATTCCAGCTGCCCGACGTGTTCTACAACAAGGACCGGCAGGCCTTCGACAAGGGACACCTTGTGCGGCGCGAAGACGTTGCCTGGGGACGCACGTACGATGAACTTCGGCGCGGCAACGGCGACACGTACCACCTGACAAACTGCTCGCCGCAAGTGGGTGACTTCAACCGCTCGGTCAATGGCGTGAACAACTGGGGCGACCTGGAGAATCTGGTCCTGGCGCAGGCGGCCAGCGAGCGGCTGTGCGTCTTCGCCGGCCCCGTGCTCGACGCGAACGACCAGATATTCCAAGGCAAGGGCCCCGGCGGGGCGAGGATCCTGGTGAGGATTCCCTCGCGTTTCTGGAAGGTCATTGTCACCCGGGCAGACCAGGGCCTCGGCGCCTACGGCTTCGTCCTCGAGCAGGACCTGTCCGACGTGCAATTCGAGGAGTTCGCGGTGGCGCGGGAGTTCATCCCGATGATGACGCCGATCGTGGAGATCGCGGCGGCAACCGGAGTCACCTTCGCCCCGGCGATCACCGACGCGGACCAATACCACGCCGTCACCGGCCTGGAACTCGCGATTGGTCACGGCCTCCGCCGCCAAGACGCCAGCCAGGCGGTGCGCCGCGGCAGCCGAGCGGCCCCGACGAATTAG